One Streptomyces fagopyri DNA window includes the following coding sequences:
- a CDS encoding ATP-binding protein has translation MADHQEASVTLPSDPASVSAARNFVIDVLAEWGLPCDAEAADTVRLIVSELATNAVQHTFGQSPTFTVDVRLERDEHLRIGVTDSHPRFPKRLPAAVQQDNGRGMVIIRWLTAECGGRVLVRPTREGGKTVLIEMPWTVPAQPVVAGGPQEP, from the coding sequence ATGGCAGATCACCAGGAAGCATCCGTCACTCTGCCGAGCGATCCCGCCTCGGTCTCCGCGGCCCGGAACTTCGTCATCGACGTGCTGGCCGAATGGGGCCTGCCGTGCGACGCCGAAGCCGCGGACACCGTACGGCTGATCGTGTCCGAACTAGCCACCAACGCCGTCCAGCACACCTTCGGCCAGTCGCCCACCTTCACGGTGGACGTCCGGCTGGAGCGGGACGAACACCTGCGCATCGGCGTCACCGACAGCCATCCGCGCTTCCCGAAACGCCTGCCCGCCGCCGTCCAACAGGACAACGGGCGGGGGATGGTGATCATCCGTTGGCTGACCGCCGAGTGCGGCGGCAGGGTCCTCGTACGCCCCACCCGGGAGGGCGGCAAGACGGTCCTGATCGAGATGCCGTGGACGGTGCCGGCCCAGCCGGTGGTGGCCGGGGGTCCACAAGAGCCCTGA
- a CDS encoding 8-amino-7-oxononanoate synthase produces MAGSPFAWIDEQAHQRRQAGLVRTLRPRPADSALLDLASNDYLGLAHHPEITAAAADAAHRWGAGATGSRLVSGTTELHAELERELAGFCGFEAALVFSSGYAANLAAVTALAPHGSLIVSDAGNHASLIDGCRLARGATQVVAHADPDAVRKALGTHEGPAVVVSDTVFSVDGDAAPLAGLATACRAHGAALLVDDAHGLGVLGRGGRGAPHAAGLAGAPDVVVTVTLSKSFGSQGGAVLGPAPVIDHLVNAARTFIFDTGLAPAAAGAALAALRLLRREPARADRARAVATALHTRLTAEGLEAVRPDAAVVSVRAPSPERAVRWAADCREAGLAVGCFRPPSVPDGISRLRLTARADLTDAQIERAVRVISENR; encoded by the coding sequence ATGGCCGGATCGCCGTTCGCATGGATCGACGAGCAGGCGCACCAGCGCCGACAGGCCGGACTCGTCCGTACCCTGCGCCCGCGCCCCGCCGACTCGGCCCTGCTCGATCTGGCGAGCAACGACTATCTCGGTCTCGCCCACCACCCCGAGATCACGGCCGCCGCGGCGGACGCCGCCCACCGCTGGGGAGCGGGCGCCACCGGATCGCGGCTCGTGTCCGGCACTACCGAACTTCACGCCGAACTCGAACGCGAGCTCGCCGGCTTCTGCGGCTTCGAGGCCGCGCTCGTCTTCTCCTCCGGGTACGCGGCCAATCTCGCCGCCGTCACCGCGCTCGCGCCGCACGGCTCGCTCATCGTCTCGGACGCGGGCAACCACGCCTCGCTCATCGACGGCTGCCGGCTCGCCCGCGGCGCCACGCAGGTCGTCGCGCACGCCGACCCCGACGCCGTGCGCAAGGCGCTCGGGACGCACGAGGGCCCCGCCGTCGTCGTCTCCGACACGGTCTTCTCGGTGGACGGCGACGCGGCACCGCTGGCCGGACTGGCCACGGCCTGCCGCGCGCACGGGGCGGCGCTGCTCGTCGACGACGCGCACGGACTCGGGGTGCTGGGCCGGGGCGGCCGGGGCGCTCCGCACGCCGCAGGGCTCGCCGGCGCTCCGGACGTCGTCGTGACCGTCACGCTCTCCAAGTCGTTCGGCAGCCAGGGCGGCGCCGTCCTCGGACCCGCGCCGGTCATCGACCACCTGGTCAACGCGGCGCGCACCTTCATCTTCGACACCGGGCTGGCACCGGCGGCGGCGGGCGCGGCCCTCGCGGCGCTCAGGCTGCTGCGCCGCGAGCCGGCGCGCGCCGACCGGGCCCGCGCGGTGGCGACGGCGCTGCACACCCGGCTGACCGCCGAGGGCCTGGAGGCCGTACGGCCGGACGCCGCCGTGGTCTCGGTGCGCGCGCCGTCCCCCGAGCGGGCCGTGCGGTGGGCGGCGGACTGCCGGGAGGCGGGGCTCGCCGTCGGCTGCTTCCGCCCCCCGTCCGTGCCCGACGGAATCTCCCGGCTGCGGCTGACCGCCCGCGCGGATCTCACCGACGCCCAGATCGAGCGGGCCGTACGGGTGATCTCCGAGAACCGGTGA
- a CDS encoding type II toxin-antitoxin system Phd/YefM family antitoxin, with translation MAYEIPVTQARAELADLINRVVYGGERVVVTRHGKPLVALVSAADLERLEELRELADEQVVSSLSSVREVASAPRERQRFGIAAEHQGPNVS, from the coding sequence ATGGCCTACGAGATTCCGGTGACGCAAGCCAGGGCTGAGCTCGCCGATCTGATCAACCGGGTGGTGTACGGGGGCGAGCGTGTCGTCGTGACGCGACACGGGAAGCCTCTCGTCGCCCTCGTCTCCGCCGCCGACCTGGAGCGGCTCGAAGAGCTCCGGGAGCTCGCCGACGAGCAGGTGGTCAGCTCGCTCTCCAGTGTTCGCGAGGTCGCGTCCGCGCCGCGGGAGCGCCAGCGCTTCGGTATCGCCGCGGAGCACCAGGGACCCAACGTCTCGTAG
- a CDS encoding helix-turn-helix domain-containing protein, whose translation MQHGPAVRRRKLGAELRALRAGVSLTSGEAARLVGWHQSKVSRIETGISGVKPADVERLLDAYGVREPGLRELLLGLAGSEGNGRHHWWHAYRGVLPPAYRDFISLESQASGMRTLETSVVPGLLQTPEYARAVTRAAVGGLEDHKLDALVEVRLARQDVLRSDPPLELTAVLDEAVLRREVGGPEVMARQLARLREAAALPQVRLQVLPFAAGAHAGVTGPFVIFSFPNTTDLDVVVLDHLTSSLYLERKEDLQAYTEAFNALRFHALSPEDSLDYIAGIRDGA comes from the coding sequence ATGCAGCACGGTCCCGCGGTACGCCGCCGCAAACTCGGTGCCGAACTGCGCGCGCTGCGCGCCGGTGTGAGCCTCACCAGCGGTGAGGCGGCCCGTCTCGTCGGCTGGCACCAGTCGAAGGTGAGCCGGATCGAGACGGGGATCAGCGGGGTGAAACCGGCCGACGTGGAGCGCTTGCTGGACGCGTACGGCGTCCGTGAACCCGGGTTACGGGAGCTGCTCCTCGGACTGGCCGGATCCGAGGGCAACGGGCGCCATCACTGGTGGCACGCCTATCGGGGGGTTCTGCCGCCCGCCTACCGGGACTTCATCAGCCTGGAGTCCCAGGCCAGCGGTATGCGCACGCTGGAGACATCCGTGGTGCCGGGGCTGCTCCAGACCCCCGAGTACGCCCGCGCGGTGACCCGGGCGGCCGTGGGCGGGCTCGAGGACCACAAGCTGGACGCGCTCGTCGAGGTGCGCCTCGCCCGGCAGGACGTGCTGCGTTCGGATCCGCCGCTGGAGCTGACCGCGGTCCTGGACGAGGCCGTGTTGCGTCGTGAGGTCGGCGGACCCGAGGTCATGGCACGGCAGCTGGCGCGGCTGCGGGAGGCCGCCGCCCTTCCCCAAGTGCGCCTTCAGGTACTGCCGTTCGCGGCGGGGGCGCACGCCGGAGTGACCGGGCCTTTCGTTATTTTCTCATTTCCGAACACAACTGATCTGGATGTGGTTGTTCTCGACCACTTGACGAGTAGCCTCTACCTCGAGCGGAAAGAAGACCTTCAGGCCTACACCGAAGCCTTCAACGCCCTTCGGTTCCACGCCCTTTCACCCGAGGACTCGTTGGACTACATCGCCGGGATACGTGACGGCGCGTAA
- a CDS encoding LysE family translocator — MDAQLIAFTAVAAGMVAMPGADFTVVVRNALVSRRAGVACALGVAGGLLLHTALAVAGVAAVLAAVPALFRTLQFLGGVYVLYLGVRTLDGLRRRRARDPERRRDRERARERSAVPGGTPYGGVVSGGAVSGRTVPGGAASGGIVSGGAVSGVPGDRSSPLRQGFVTNALNPKAPITFLSLLPQFVPAGSPAMPRTLVLALIVVALALVWFPAVALLVDRLGRWLRGPRAARAVEGVTGSALTVLGLVLLLEPLTA; from the coding sequence ATGGACGCACAGCTCATCGCCTTCACCGCAGTGGCCGCGGGAATGGTCGCCATGCCCGGCGCCGACTTCACCGTCGTCGTACGCAACGCTCTCGTCTCCCGCCGCGCCGGGGTGGCGTGCGCGCTCGGGGTGGCGGGCGGGCTTCTCCTGCACACGGCGCTGGCCGTCGCCGGCGTCGCCGCCGTCCTCGCGGCCGTGCCCGCGCTGTTCCGGACGCTGCAGTTCCTCGGTGGGGTCTACGTCCTGTACCTCGGGGTACGGACGCTGGACGGCCTGCGACGGCGGCGGGCCCGGGACCCGGAGCGGCGGCGCGACCGGGAGCGAGCGAGGGAGCGCTCGGCGGTCCCCGGCGGGACGCCGTACGGCGGCGTCGTGTCCGGCGGCGCGGTCTCCGGCCGGACCGTGCCCGGGGGCGCGGCTTCCGGCGGAATCGTGTCCGGCGGCGCGGTCTCCGGTGTGCCGGGCGACCGGAGTAGTCCGCTGCGGCAGGGATTCGTCACCAACGCGCTCAACCCGAAGGCGCCGATCACCTTCCTGAGCCTGCTGCCGCAGTTCGTGCCCGCGGGCAGCCCCGCGATGCCCCGCACCCTGGTGCTGGCCCTGATCGTGGTGGCCCTCGCCCTGGTGTGGTTCCCGGCGGTCGCCCTGCTGGTCGACCGGCTCGGCCGCTGGCTGCGCGGGCCGCGTGCCGCCCGCGCGGTGGAGGGGGTCACCGGGAGCGCGCTCACGGTGCTGGGCCTGGTGCTCCTCCTGGAGCCGCTGACGGCCTGA
- a CDS encoding adenosylmethionine--8-amino-7-oxononanoate transaminase: MPDLSLRELLDLDRRHVWHPYGPMPGRQEPLVVESASGVRLRMADGSGELVDGMSSWWSAIHGYNHPVLNDAAHGQLERMSHVMFGGLTHEPAVRLAKRLVDISPEGLEHVFLADSGSVSVEVAVKMCLQHWRSLGRPAKQRLLTWRGGYHGDTWQPMSVCDPEGGMHELWQGVLQRQVFADAPPAGYEESYAAHLRELIGRHADELAAVIVEPVVQGAGGMRFHSPAYLRVLREACDAHDVLLVFDEIATGFGRTGTLFAAEHAGVTPDVMCVGKALTGGYLTMAATLCTARVAEGISRGEVPVLAHGPTFMGNPLAAAVACASIDLLLGQDWQTEVKRIEAGLREGLAEASSMPGVRDVRVLGAIGVVQLDHEVDMAAATAAAVREGVWLRPFRDLVYTMPPYVTGDEDVARIARAVRAAAREG; encoded by the coding sequence ATGCCTGACCTGTCCCTGCGGGAGCTGCTCGACCTGGACCGACGTCATGTCTGGCACCCGTACGGGCCGATGCCGGGCCGCCAGGAACCGCTCGTCGTGGAGTCGGCGAGCGGGGTGCGGCTGAGGATGGCGGACGGCTCGGGCGAACTGGTCGACGGGATGTCGTCCTGGTGGTCGGCCATCCACGGCTACAACCACCCGGTGCTGAACGACGCGGCGCACGGCCAGTTGGAGCGGATGAGCCATGTGATGTTCGGCGGGCTCACGCACGAGCCCGCCGTGCGGCTGGCCAAGCGCCTGGTCGACATCTCCCCCGAGGGACTGGAGCACGTCTTCCTCGCCGACTCCGGTTCGGTCTCGGTCGAGGTCGCCGTCAAGATGTGCCTCCAGCACTGGCGTTCGCTCGGCCGGCCGGCCAAGCAGCGGCTGCTGACCTGGCGCGGCGGCTATCACGGGGACACCTGGCAGCCGATGTCGGTGTGCGACCCCGAGGGCGGCATGCACGAACTGTGGCAGGGCGTGCTCCAGCGCCAGGTGTTCGCCGACGCGCCGCCGGCCGGGTACGAGGAGTCGTACGCCGCGCACCTGCGCGAGCTGATCGGGCGTCACGCGGACGAACTCGCCGCGGTGATCGTGGAGCCGGTGGTGCAGGGCGCGGGCGGGATGCGCTTCCACTCCCCCGCGTATCTACGGGTGCTGCGGGAGGCGTGCGACGCGCACGACGTGCTGCTGGTGTTCGACGAGATCGCCACCGGGTTCGGCCGTACGGGCACCTTGTTCGCGGCCGAGCACGCGGGCGTGACGCCGGACGTGATGTGCGTGGGCAAGGCGCTGACCGGTGGGTACCTGACCATGGCGGCGACGCTGTGCACGGCCCGGGTGGCCGAGGGCATCTCGCGCGGCGAGGTCCCGGTGCTCGCCCACGGCCCGACCTTCATGGGCAATCCGCTCGCCGCCGCGGTGGCCTGCGCCTCGATCGACCTGCTGCTCGGACAGGACTGGCAGACCGAGGTCAAGCGGATCGAGGCGGGACTGCGGGAGGGGCTGGCGGAGGCCTCCTCGATGCCGGGGGTCCGGGACGTCCGCGTGCTGGGCGCGATCGGTGTCGTCCAGCTCGACCACGAGGTGGACATGGCGGCGGCGACGGCCGCCGCCGTGCGCGAGGGCGTGTGGCTGCGGCCGTTCCGCGACCTCGTCTACACGATGCCGCCGTACGTCACCGGTGACGAGGACGTGGCACGGATCGCCCGCGCGGTCCGCGCGGCGGCGCGGGAGGGATGA
- a CDS encoding ATP-dependent Clp protease proteolytic subunit: MYEPSARHVLPEFTERTTTGHRTVDPYSKLLDERIVFLGTAIDDTSANDVMAQFMYLEHQAPERDISLYVNSPGGSFSAMTAIYDTMRFVTCDVETVCLGQAVSVAAVLLAGGTPGKRFALPGARVLIRQPSLDGPVQGQASDLALQAAELTRTRKLLEDMLVRHTGQNPEQVAADMERDTILDARAALAYGLVDGIIPSRKNARTAPGARNATPDAR, from the coding sequence ATGTACGAACCGTCCGCCCGCCATGTCCTGCCCGAGTTCACCGAGCGCACGACCACGGGACACCGGACCGTCGACCCGTACTCCAAGCTGCTCGACGAGCGCATCGTGTTCCTCGGGACAGCGATCGACGACACGTCGGCGAACGACGTGATGGCCCAGTTCATGTACCTCGAACACCAGGCGCCGGAGCGGGACATCTCGCTCTACGTCAACTCCCCGGGCGGCTCGTTCAGCGCGATGACGGCGATCTACGACACGATGCGATTCGTCACCTGCGACGTGGAGACCGTGTGCCTGGGGCAGGCCGTGTCGGTCGCCGCCGTACTGCTGGCCGGCGGCACTCCTGGAAAGCGGTTCGCCCTGCCGGGCGCCCGGGTGCTGATCCGTCAGCCCTCACTCGACGGGCCCGTACAGGGTCAGGCGAGCGATCTCGCGCTCCAGGCAGCGGAGTTGACGCGCACTCGGAAGCTGCTGGAGGACATGCTCGTACGGCACACGGGGCAAAATCCCGAACAAGTCGCCGCCGACATGGAGCGGGACACGATCCTGGACGCGCGGGCCGCGCTGGCGTACGGGCTGGTGGACGGGATCATCCCGAGCCGCAAGAACGCGCGCACCGCGCCCGGTGCGAGGAACGCCACACCCGACGCGAGGTGA
- a CDS encoding DUF397 domain-containing protein, with protein MTALPRYVPLSTSLHDVRWLRSSRSTGMNNCVETARPGPGPWAGLVAVRDSKNTAGPALLFTPASWEGFIAGLD; from the coding sequence ATGACCGCACTGCCTCGGTACGTACCTCTCAGTACTTCACTCCATGACGTGCGCTGGCTGCGCAGCAGCCGCAGTACGGGAATGAACAACTGCGTCGAGACCGCACGACCCGGCCCGGGACCCTGGGCCGGACTCGTCGCCGTGCGCGACTCCAAGAACACGGCGGGCCCCGCCCTGCTGTTCACCCCCGCCAGCTGGGAGGGGTTCATCGCCGGACTGGACTGA
- a CDS encoding C40 family peptidase, with protein MTALNRVPSLLTRAGTASALTIAAVGGSLVVPGVAADAEAATPATRALQIAASKKGAPYLYGATGPRRFDCSGLTLYSYKKAGKKLPRTAAGQYNKSHHISASHRKAGDLVFFHSGRNVYHVGIYAGKGKIWHSPKSGEVVKLQKIWTKSVWYGRVS; from the coding sequence ATGACTGCGCTCAATCGTGTCCCGTCGCTGCTGACCCGGGCCGGTACGGCCTCGGCTCTGACCATCGCCGCCGTGGGCGGCAGCCTCGTGGTCCCGGGCGTCGCCGCCGACGCCGAGGCGGCCACACCTGCGACGAGGGCACTCCAGATCGCGGCATCCAAGAAGGGCGCCCCGTACCTGTACGGTGCCACCGGGCCGCGCCGGTTCGACTGCTCCGGACTCACGCTGTACTCGTACAAGAAGGCGGGCAAGAAGCTGCCTCGTACGGCCGCGGGGCAGTACAACAAGAGCCACCACATCTCCGCCTCGCACCGCAAGGCCGGTGACCTCGTGTTCTTCCACTCGGGCCGGAACGTGTACCACGTCGGCATCTACGCCGGAAAGGGAAAGATCTGGCACTCCCCGAAGAGCGGGGAGGTCGTGAAGCTCCAGAAGATCTGGACGAAGAGCGTCTGGTACGGCCGTGTGAGCTGA
- a CDS encoding urease subunit beta, with product MIPGEILFAEGPVAFNEGREVTRMTVLNAADRPVQVGSHYHFAEANPGLEFDRAGARGKRLNVAAGTAVRFEPGIPVDVELVPLAGARVVPGLRGETGGALDA from the coding sequence GTGATTCCCGGAGAGATCCTCTTCGCCGAGGGACCCGTCGCCTTCAACGAGGGCCGCGAGGTCACCCGGATGACCGTCCTCAACGCCGCCGACCGACCCGTCCAGGTCGGCTCCCACTACCACTTCGCCGAGGCCAACCCCGGCCTGGAGTTCGACCGCGCCGGCGCGCGCGGGAAACGGCTCAACGTCGCCGCGGGCACCGCCGTGCGCTTCGAGCCCGGGATCCCCGTCGACGTCGAACTCGTACCGCTCGCCGGTGCCCGTGTCGTGCCCGGCCTGCGCGGCGAGACCGGAGGTGCCCTCGATGCCTGA
- a CDS encoding urease subunit gamma has protein sequence MQLTPHEQERLLIHVAADVAEKRRARGLRLNHPEAVALITSHILEGARDGRTVAELMSSGRKILTRDDVMEGIPEMIHDVQVEATFPDGTKLVTVHDPIV, from the coding sequence GTGCAACTGACCCCGCACGAGCAAGAGAGGCTGCTGATCCACGTGGCCGCCGACGTGGCCGAGAAGCGCCGGGCCCGCGGACTGAGACTGAACCACCCCGAGGCCGTCGCCCTCATCACGTCGCACATCCTCGAAGGAGCCAGGGACGGCCGCACCGTGGCGGAACTGATGTCCTCCGGGCGCAAGATCCTCACCCGCGACGACGTCATGGAGGGCATCCCCGAAATGATCCACGACGTCCAGGTCGAGGCGACCTTCCCGGACGGCACCAAACTCGTCACCGTCCACGACCCGATCGTCTGA
- the bioB gene encoding biotin synthase BioB, with protein MDLLNTLVDKGLRRELPTRDEALAVLATSDDDVLDVVAAAGKVRRHWFGRRVKLNYLVNLKSGLCPEDCSYCSQRLGSKADILKYTWLKPDQASQAAAAGLAGGAKRVCLVASGRGPTDRDVDRVSDTIKAIKDQHEDVEVCACLGLLSDGQAERLREAGADAYNHNLNTSEGTYGDITTTHTYADRVDTVQKAHAAGLSACSGLIAGMGESDEDLVDVVYALRELDPDSVPVNFLIPFEGTPLAKEWNLTPQRCLRILAMVRFVCPDAEVRIAGGREVHLRTMQPLALNLANSIFLGDYLTSEGQAGKADLEMIADAGFEVEGAGEVTLPEHRANAGGGCGAHADSGCGAHESGACGSHEGGGCGSHAGGGVCGSAPVEVPAEARTDLVAVRRRGAGTDLAPNA; from the coding sequence ATGGACCTGCTGAACACGCTGGTGGACAAGGGGCTTCGGCGCGAGCTGCCGACCCGTGACGAGGCGCTGGCCGTGCTGGCCACGTCCGACGACGACGTGCTCGACGTGGTGGCCGCGGCCGGGAAAGTCCGCCGGCACTGGTTCGGCCGTCGAGTGAAACTCAACTATCTGGTCAACCTGAAGTCCGGGCTGTGCCCCGAGGACTGCTCGTACTGCTCGCAGCGGCTCGGCTCCAAGGCCGACATCCTCAAGTACACCTGGCTCAAGCCCGACCAGGCCTCGCAGGCCGCGGCGGCGGGGCTGGCCGGGGGCGCCAAGCGCGTCTGTCTGGTGGCCAGCGGCCGCGGTCCGACCGACCGCGACGTGGACCGCGTCTCCGACACCATCAAGGCGATCAAGGACCAGCACGAGGACGTCGAGGTGTGCGCCTGCCTCGGGCTCCTCTCCGACGGTCAGGCCGAACGGCTGCGCGAGGCGGGCGCGGACGCCTACAACCACAACCTCAACACGTCCGAGGGGACGTACGGGGACATCACGACCACGCACACGTACGCCGACCGGGTGGACACCGTGCAGAAGGCGCACGCGGCGGGTCTGTCCGCCTGCTCCGGTCTGATCGCCGGCATGGGCGAGAGCGACGAGGACCTCGTGGACGTCGTGTACGCGCTGCGCGAGCTCGACCCCGACTCCGTTCCGGTGAACTTCCTGATCCCCTTCGAGGGAACCCCGCTCGCCAAGGAGTGGAACCTGACACCGCAGCGGTGTCTGCGCATCCTGGCGATGGTCCGCTTCGTCTGCCCGGACGCCGAGGTCCGCATCGCGGGCGGCCGTGAGGTCCATCTGCGCACGATGCAGCCGCTGGCCCTCAACCTGGCCAACTCGATCTTCCTCGGTGACTACCTGACGAGCGAGGGCCAGGCAGGCAAGGCCGACCTGGAGATGATCGCGGACGCCGGGTTCGAGGTGGAGGGCGCCGGCGAGGTGACGCTGCCGGAGCACCGGGCGAACGCGGGCGGGGGCTGCGGCGCGCACGCGGACTCCGGGTGCGGGGCGCACGAAAGCGGTGCGTGCGGGTCGCACGAAGGCGGCGGCTGCGGGTCGCACGCGGGCGGCGGTGTGTGCGGTTCGGCTCCGGTCGAGGTGCCCGCCGAGGCGCGTACGGATCTGGTCGCCGTGCGCCGCCGGGGTGCCGGAACGGATCTCGCGCCCAATGCCTGA
- a CDS encoding LysR family transcriptional regulator yields the protein MYDPTRLAALVAVAEAGSITRAAERLGYSPPALSQQLAKLEREAGALLLVRSHRGARLTEAGELLVARARRVLDEMERARHELARLTGLSGGTLRLGTFQTAGIHLLPPVLSAFRRAHPDVELTVANYEPPDGVSAVAAGEVDLALTHTYEPADPAPLPSSVRAEPVLVEELVLVTAPGHVLADGAARLPLSALAGQPLISMAPDHPPRQGVEAALARVGATPAVRVESPGYALVCALVSAGLGVAVVPEMVARTAVTPVGLRLLEPGDLRRTISVVHRTDRQAPAAEAFRALLRGVFGRATR from the coding sequence ATGTACGACCCGACACGGCTCGCGGCCCTGGTGGCGGTCGCCGAGGCGGGATCCATCACCCGGGCCGCCGAACGCCTCGGTTACAGCCCGCCCGCCCTCTCCCAGCAGCTCGCCAAGCTGGAACGGGAGGCCGGCGCCCTCCTGCTGGTGCGGTCCCATCGCGGGGCACGGCTCACGGAAGCGGGCGAGCTGCTCGTGGCGCGGGCCCGCCGGGTGCTCGACGAGATGGAGCGGGCCCGGCACGAACTGGCCCGGCTGACCGGTCTGTCGGGCGGAACCCTGCGGCTCGGCACCTTCCAGACGGCGGGCATCCATCTGCTGCCGCCGGTGCTCAGCGCCTTTCGCCGCGCCCATCCGGACGTGGAGCTCACCGTCGCGAACTACGAGCCCCCGGACGGTGTCTCGGCGGTCGCCGCGGGCGAGGTGGACCTCGCGCTGACCCACACCTACGAGCCCGCGGACCCGGCGCCGCTCCCCTCGTCGGTCCGCGCGGAGCCGGTCCTGGTCGAGGAGCTGGTGCTGGTGACCGCGCCGGGACACGTCCTCGCCGACGGTGCGGCCCGGCTGCCGCTCTCCGCGCTCGCCGGGCAGCCGCTGATCAGCATGGCCCCGGACCATCCGCCCCGGCAGGGCGTGGAGGCCGCGCTGGCCCGGGTCGGGGCGACTCCCGCCGTGCGGGTCGAGAGCCCCGGGTATGCCCTGGTGTGCGCGCTGGTCAGCGCGGGGCTCGGGGTCGCGGTCGTACCGGAGATGGTGGCCAGGACGGCGGTCACTCCGGTGGGGCTGCGGCTGCTGGAACCGGGAGATCTGCGCCGTACGATCTCCGTCGTCCACCGGACCGACCGGCAGGCACCCGCCGCCGAGGCCTTCCGGGCCCTGCTGCGCGGCGTGTTCGGGCGCGCCACGCGGTAG